The following is a genomic window from Anopheles aquasalis chromosome 3, idAnoAquaMG_Q_19, whole genome shotgun sequence.
CATGCCCGAAGCTAACGACACCGACCAGCGTGTGGTCGTCGGTCAGCACGAGCGGACCACCGGAGTCTCCGCTGCAAGGCGATTCCTTCTCGTCACCGCGGGCACACAGGGTGCTCTCCTTGATCAGGAACGGACCGAACGTCTTGGCACACTCACCATTGGAGATGACCTGGAGCGTGGCGAACTGGAGCGCTTCGGCCACATCACCGCCATCCTTCTGCAGTCCCCAGCCACTCAGGACCACTTCGCGGCCAGCGAAATCCTGCTGCTTGGTTGCACGGTTTATCGGCTGGatgcgctcgctaaacttgacCTTCTCCGGCAGCTGGATCAGCGCAACATCGTTCCTGACGAAGATCGGATTGTACTTCTCGTGGTGGAAGAAACGCTCCGAAACCAGCACCACGCGACCGTCGTTCGAGATGTCGTTGAAGTCGATCGCGCCCAGGTGCACCTCGACCGATTGCGCACCCTGCACACAGTGACCC
Proteins encoded in this region:
- the LOC126578682 gene encoding collagenase-like, whose product is MRTAICIGLLVAALAVAQAAPGVRVVNGKPAKLGQFPYQARLTIHLPGGKRALCGGSLLSDEWVLTAGHCVQGAQSVEVHLGAIDFNDISNDGRVVLVSERFFHHEKYNPIFVRNDVALIQLPEKVKFSERIQPINRATKQQDFAGREVVLSGWGLQKDGGDVAEALQFATLQVISNGECAKTFGPFLIKESTLCARGDEKESPCSGDSGGPLVLTDDHTLVGVVSFGHASGCEHGLPGAFARVTSFNKWINEKTGL